One Poecilia reticulata strain Guanapo linkage group LG19, Guppy_female_1.0+MT, whole genome shotgun sequence genomic window carries:
- the sema4gb gene encoding semaphorin-4G — protein MGDQKSIQPFLLLLLMLMLLNRLSQLWAFPFSPSLDLDVTPRTTIFHKGMLSSNGFTGSSQNYSSLLLEEDTGRLYVGGRGALYALNTSNISTSANLTIDWNASPEQKKQCLNKGRNNQTECHNHIRFLQRFNETHLYVCGTNAFRPLCAYIDTEKFNFSSGFEEGRDRCPYDPAKGFTGLLVDGEMFTASQYEFRSSPDIRRNFPFPTLRTEEAPTRWLLEADFVGSVLLKESINSSIGDDDKIYFFFTERSQEQIAYPSQTKVSRVARVCKNDWGGQRTLQRKWTTFLKARMVCSVPEYELHLNILRDVFVLQGRDVQSSIFYGVFGLEWKNIKASAICQYAFSDVRRVFEGPYMEVQDSKWREYTGKVPEPRPGSCITDVHRSQGINSSRDLPDSVLTFARRHPLMAKQVHPVDLRPLMFKRSINYVKIAVHKEPALDENLHTVLFLGTDDGWLHKAVEVDGETHIIEELQIFAKPQPIESMVISAVQRSIYIGSHSGVIQVPMSACQRYTSCYDCVFARDPFCGWDGRVCVEISSRLQRSNLTQDISRGTRGCKENPGNVIHRRRAVMSGDDVLLQCELRSNLATPRWTLNGKELQGYGLNTGYRVGTDGLLIIGARTQQGGSYRCFAVENGVSVLVYLYTVKVHTDPYFPVEPTDSTEPTTVSSPVVFSTASPTEQPLPSPPAPLPPGANFQTYRHMEAIYISLVAVLGGLCIVLTVVLLYVSFCTRRVSRSRKFSHQNVLGASDRKRSSHLELKTISSHCNGRQGRRSISVPTFGDFNDSFLQIIPGDDQMSPAKTPPPAPPLPNPPPLPNMDYANGLSATLPSVLRKMNGNSYVLLRQADPEGMSPLYHSFTEELNRILEQRNHTQLDMHPDESSI, from the exons ATGGGGGACCAGAAATCAATTCAGCCcttcctgctcctgctgctgatgctgatgcTCCTCAACAGGCTGTCTCAGCTGTGGGCATTTCCCTTCAGCCCATCCCTGGACCTGGACGTCACTCCCAGGACGACTATTTTCCATAAAG GAATGCTGAGCAGCAATGGTTTCACGGGCTCATCCCAGAACTACAGCAGCCTGCTGCTAGAGGAGGACACTGGGCGTCTCTATgtgggaggcagaggagctttaTATGCGCTGAACACCTCCAACATCTCCACGTCTGCAAATCTCACT ATTGATTGGAATGCCAGCCCCGAACAGAAGAAGCAGTGTTTAAATAAAGGCAGAAACAATCAG ACAGAATGTCACAACCACATCCGCTTTCTGCAGCGATTCAATGAAACCCACCTGTACGTCTGTGGAACAAATGCCTTCAGACCTCTCTGTGCTTACATA GATACAGAGAAATTTAACTTCTCGTCTGGTTTTGAGGAGGGAAGAGACAGATGTCCATATGACCCAGCAAAGGGATTCACTGGCCTCCTCGTTG ATGGTGAGATGTTCACAGCCTCTCAGTACGAGTTTCGGAGCTCCCCAGACATCCGCAGAAATTTTCCCTTCCCCACTCTCAGGACAGAGGAGGCTCCAACCCGCTGGCTTCTGG AGGCAGACTTCGTGGGCTCTGTGCTGCTGAAGGAGAGCATCAACAGCTCCATAGGCGACGATgacaagatctactttttcttcaCGGAGAGAAGCCAGGAGCAGATCGCTTATCCCAGCCAGACCAAGGTGTCTCGGGTCGCTCGAGTCTGCAAG AATGACTGGGGTGGCCAGAGGACTCTGCAGCGGAAGTGGACCACCTTTCTTAAGGCCAGAATGGTGTGTTCAGTCCCAGAATATGAGCTTCACCTCAATATCCTGCGGGATGTGTTTGTCCTGCAGGGGAGAGACGTGCAAAGCAGCATCTTTTATGGCGTTTTTGGCTTGGAATG GAAGAATATCAAAGCATCCGCCATCTGCCAATACGCCTTCTCAGATGTGCGCAGAGTGTTTGAAGGACCATACATGGAGGTGCAGGACTCGAAGTGGAGGGAATATACAGGGAAGGTTCCGGAGCCAAGACCTGGTTCG TGCATAACAGACGTACACAGGTCCCAGGGCATAAACTCCTCTCGAGACCTCCCAGACAGCGTGCTCACGTTCGCCAGGAGGCACCCGCTGATGGCTAAGCAGGTTCACCCAGTAGACCTGCGGCCACTCATGTTCAAGAGGAGCATCAACTACGTCAAGATCGCCGTGCACAAGGAGCCGGCGCTGGATGAAAACCTTCACACTGTCTTGTTTCTGGGAACAG ATGACGGGTGGTTGCACAAAGCCGTGGAAGTCGACGGAGAGACGCATATCatagaggagctgcagatatTTGCCAAGCCACAGCCAATAGAGAGCATGGTGATATCTGCAGTACAG AGGAGCATCTACATCGGCTCCCACTCTGGCGTGATCCAGGTGCCAATGTCCGCCTGTCAGAGATACACTTCCTGCTATGACTGCGTATTTGCCAGAGACCCATTTTGCGGCTGGGACGGGAGAGTGTGTGTGGAAATATCGTCACGTCTGCAAAG gtcaaactTAACGCAGGACATCTCTAGAGGAACCAGAGGCTGTAAAGAGAATCCAGGAAATG TGATCCATCGGAGACGGGCTGTGATGTCGGGGGACGATGTGCTGCTCCAGTGCGAGCTTCGCTCCAACCTGGCAACTCCGCGCTGGACGCTAAATGGCAAGGAGCTCCAGGGATACGGGTTGAACACAGGCTACCGCGTTGGGACGGATGGGCTGCTTATAATAGGTGCTCGCACCCAGCAAGGTGGCTCATATCGCTGCTTCGCAGTGGAGAACGGAGTTTCGGTGCTGGTTTATCTTTACACAGTGAAGGTTCACACAGATCCATACTTCCCAGTGGAGCCCACAGACTCCACAGAACCCACTACCGTCTCCAGCCCGGTGGTTTTCTCCACCGCCAGCCCCACTGAGCAGCCTCTGCCCTCGCCGCCAGCACCGCTGCCGCCAGGAGCCAATTTCCAGACCTACAGACACATGGAGGCCATCTACATTTCTCTGGTGGCGGTTCTGGGAGGGCTTTGCATAGTGTTAACTGTGGTGTTGCTCTACGTAAGCTTCTGCACCAGACGGGTGAGTCGGAGTCGGAAGTTCTCCCATCAGAATGTTCTTGGGGCCTCGGATAGAAAGAGGAGCTCCCATCTGGAGCTCAAAACCATCTCCAGCCACTGCAACGGACGCCAGGGCCGGCGCTCCATCTCGGTGCCGACCTTCGGGGACTTCAACGACAGCTTCCTGCAGATAATTCCCGGCGACGACCAGATGTCCCCGGCCAAAACGCCGCCGCCAGCTCCCCCTCTCCCCAACCCGCCTCCGCTTCCGAACATGGACTACGCCAACGGGCTGTCGGCCACGCTGCCCAGCGTGCTGAGGAAGATGAACGGGAATAGCTACGTGCTGCTGAGGCAGGCCGACCCYGAGGGCATGTCACCGCTCTACCACTCATTCACGGAGGAGCTCAACCGGATCCTGGAACAAAGGAACCACACACAGCTGGACATGCATCCCGATGAGAGCTCCATCTAG